One segment of Geomonas ferrireducens DNA contains the following:
- a CDS encoding helix-turn-helix domain-containing protein, translated as MEKDQRKKIVAHKLVDIGESVTSWAAKNGLHQRIVADLLDGKLKGTRGVTLEARRKLEETFGPIFGS; from the coding sequence ATGGAGAAAGACCAGAGAAAGAAAATTGTGGCCCACAAACTTGTGGATATTGGTGAAAGTGTCACATCTTGGGCTGCTAAGAACGGGCTTCATCAGCGCATTGTTGCTGATCTTTTAGACGGCAAACTGAAGGGAACTCGTGGGGTAACCCTGGAGGCACGTAGGAAACTCGAGGAGACGTTCGGACCGATATTCGGCTCTTAA
- a CDS encoding toll/interleukin-1 receptor domain-containing protein, translated as MPLFISYSHTDKDFVDNLAMQLVARNVHVWLDRWEMHVGESIIDKVQQAITDASALLVVLSPDAVASEWCRKELNSGLIRELEERRIVILPVLFRDCDIPIFLREKMYADFRTNFDEGLRTIHEAVAKVTNEWRNRLEKPNWHTDWGIDWGYVGGRLVINLTMIEVPESQPYSVLTLISLLPAPDSQRWYKRMVKEGKGDVARNLIIAAFSEALSLIDHKILLEDQFPQHASIPFSTAYGDFLGNITTRLLGTDTGRDVLFYTAQQIAGINEQMKKVVMPPKGK; from the coding sequence ATGCCGCTTTTTATCAGCTACTCTCACACAGATAAGGACTTCGTCGATAATCTTGCTATGCAACTGGTCGCGCGGAATGTACATGTCTGGCTTGATCGGTGGGAAATGCATGTTGGCGAGTCCATAATCGATAAGGTCCAACAGGCGATCACAGATGCTAGTGCACTTCTTGTGGTCCTCTCACCAGATGCTGTTGCCTCAGAATGGTGCAGAAAGGAGTTGAACAGCGGCTTAATCCGAGAACTTGAAGAGCGGCGGATAGTCATCCTCCCTGTGCTCTTTCGAGACTGCGACATCCCCATTTTCCTACGCGAAAAAATGTACGCCGATTTCCGTACAAATTTTGACGAGGGCCTTCGTACCATACATGAAGCGGTTGCTAAGGTGACCAACGAATGGCGGAACCGGCTCGAAAAACCTAACTGGCATACCGATTGGGGAATCGACTGGGGATATGTTGGTGGAAGGCTAGTCATTAACCTAACGATGATAGAGGTACCGGAAAGTCAACCATACTCCGTCTTGACCCTCATCAGCCTTCTCCCTGCCCCTGACAGCCAGAGATGGTACAAAAGGATGGTGAAAGAAGGGAAAGGGGACGTCGCTAGGAATCTCATTATTGCCGCTTTTTCAGAAGCTCTATCACTAATAGACCACAAGATACTTCTTGAGGATCAGTTCCCTCAACATGCATCAATCCCTTTCTCCACAGCCTATGGCGACTTCCTCGGCAACATTACAACAAGGCTTCTTGGGACTGACACCGGTCGCGACGTACTCTTCTACACTGCGCAGCAAATTGCAGGAATCAATGAGCAGATGAAGAAGGTGGTAATGCCGCCGAAGGGTAAATAA
- a CDS encoding caspase family protein → MRKALVVGIDYYEHVTPLFGCVNDAHTVKTVLDRNSDGTVNFGTKLLTGTGPSDFVKRAQLRDGIRELFAGECETALFYFAGHGHIESTGGYLIASDAKSGDEGIPLSEVVAFANQSSARNRIIILDSCHSGVAGNSALASNVAELKEGTTILTASTAEQYASEKNGAGVFTTLLVDALSGAAGNLVGDVTPGSVYAHIDQSLGPWDQRPVFKTNVKSFVSLRRVQAPVALTELQRITEFFPKAGDEFPLDPSFEPERQGADLSIPAPNPVNTAKFAILQKYNRVGLVVPVDAPHMWHAAMGNKACRLTVLGEHYRRLVEQGRI, encoded by the coding sequence ATGCGGAAGGCTTTGGTTGTCGGTATTGATTACTATGAGCATGTTACACCACTGTTCGGCTGTGTGAACGATGCACACACGGTAAAGACGGTTCTTGATCGGAACAGTGACGGAACTGTCAACTTCGGGACAAAGCTTTTAACAGGAACAGGTCCTTCGGATTTCGTCAAACGGGCACAACTCCGGGACGGCATCAGGGAACTATTTGCTGGAGAATGTGAGACCGCACTCTTTTACTTCGCAGGACATGGTCACATTGAGAGCACCGGCGGCTACCTGATTGCAAGCGATGCAAAATCCGGCGATGAAGGGATACCGCTCAGCGAGGTTGTTGCGTTCGCCAACCAATCGTCTGCCAGAAATCGCATCATCATACTGGACAGCTGCCACTCTGGAGTTGCCGGAAATTCAGCCTTGGCTTCGAATGTCGCAGAACTCAAAGAAGGAACGACAATCCTGACTGCCTCTACTGCCGAACAGTATGCCTCGGAAAAGAATGGAGCGGGTGTCTTCACCACGTTGCTTGTCGATGCCTTGAGCGGCGCTGCGGGGAACCTTGTTGGTGATGTAACGCCTGGTAGTGTCTATGCTCACATAGACCAGTCTCTTGGGCCATGGGACCAGCGTCCGGTATTTAAAACAAATGTAAAAAGCTTCGTCTCTCTTCGAAGGGTTCAGGCCCCAGTGGCCCTGACTGAACTGCAACGCATTACCGAATTTTTCCCTAAAGCGGGAGATGAGTTCCCTCTCGATCCGTCCTTCGAGCCTGAGCGACAAGGGGCAGATCTGTCAATTCCGGCACCCAACCCGGTCAATACGGCAAAATTCGCAATTTTACAGAAATACAACCGTGTCGGGCTTGTAGTCCCTGTTGATGCTCCTCATATGTGGCACGCAGCGATGGGGAACAAGGCATGTAGGCTAACTGTCCTTGGTGAACACTATCGCAGATTAGTCGAGCAAGGTCGTATCTAA
- a CDS encoding TIR domain-containing protein yields MTAKKRVFISFDYDNDEGAKIMLAGQAKLPDSPFDFKDASVKEHLTGDWKEKVGRRMDNIDVVVVLCGTKTDKATGVAAELTIAKEKKKEYFHLAAYSDKTCVKPTSATSSDKLYKWTWENLKNLIGGGR; encoded by the coding sequence ATGACAGCAAAAAAACGGGTGTTCATTAGCTTTGACTACGATAACGATGAAGGCGCAAAGATCATGTTGGCCGGTCAGGCAAAGCTTCCAGATAGTCCTTTCGACTTCAAGGATGCATCGGTCAAAGAGCACTTGACTGGTGACTGGAAGGAGAAAGTTGGACGCCGAATGGACAACATCGATGTTGTAGTAGTGCTCTGCGGCACAAAGACGGACAAGGCAACAGGGGTAGCAGCAGAGCTCACAATTGCTAAGGAGAAGAAGAAGGAATACTTCCACCTTGCAGCATATTCTGACAAAACCTGCGTGAAACCTACGTCAGCGACGTCCTCGGACAAGCTTTACAAGTGGACGTGGGAAAACCTGAAAAATCTCATTGGCGGTGGGAGGTAG
- a CDS encoding toll/interleukin-1 receptor domain-containing protein, which yields MHKINKIKSFSYDVCLSFAEEERGYVEEVAESLKHKGVRVFYDRYELVALWGKDLYSHLDDIYQNSARYCVVFASNRYAKKIWTNHELRSAQARAIKEKHEYILPARFDDTAIPGLPDTINYINLKSVNPVELANLIVQKIGVWERENYFPADPDYLFKQLKCKTNSNKYYAYKVCLEFFNILKRLTDAEKEVLLTIILLGCHAELPENIHVDVERIVEATGLTIKNILRDLSGISVFGFECKSIQFHDDHGNLNEHIDIMWNQSQGKKFVMDIVYHMVHGATDGYCVGHAMAALRRNDFSQLSSDTFRLDEHQ from the coding sequence GTGCATAAAATAAATAAAATTAAATCTTTTTCCTATGATGTGTGTTTATCGTTTGCTGAAGAAGAAAGGGGGTATGTAGAGGAAGTTGCTGAATCCTTAAAACACAAAGGAGTGAGAGTATTTTACGACAGGTACGAGTTGGTTGCACTATGGGGGAAAGACTTATACTCGCACTTGGATGACATCTACCAAAACTCAGCACGTTATTGCGTGGTCTTTGCTTCGAACAGATATGCCAAAAAAATCTGGACCAACCATGAATTGAGGTCAGCTCAAGCTCGGGCCATAAAGGAGAAGCATGAGTATATTCTTCCTGCTCGTTTCGACGATACAGCCATACCTGGCCTGCCAGACACCATAAATTACATAAATTTGAAAAGTGTTAACCCTGTTGAACTAGCGAATTTAATTGTACAAAAGATAGGGGTCTGGGAAAGAGAAAACTATTTCCCAGCCGATCCGGACTATTTATTTAAGCAGCTCAAATGTAAAACTAACAGTAATAAATATTATGCATATAAAGTGTGTCTTGAATTTTTTAATATACTTAAACGACTAACTGATGCTGAAAAAGAAGTATTGTTAACAATAATATTGTTAGGTTGTCATGCAGAACTTCCAGAAAATATACATGTTGATGTTGAGAGGATTGTAGAGGCAACTGGCTTGACAATTAAGAATATACTACGTGATCTTTCAGGAATATCAGTATTTGGTTTTGAGTGTAAGTCGATACAATTTCATGACGACCATGGCAATCTTAACGAGCATATAGATATAATGTGGAACCAAAGTCAGGGTAAAAAGTTTGTGATGGATATTGTGTATCATATGGTACACGGTGCTACTGATGGGTACTGTGTAGGGCATGCGATGGCAGCTCTTAGACGAAATGATTTTTCGCAACTTTCATCTGATACTTTCAGGCTAGATGAGCATCAATAG
- a CDS encoding toll/interleukin-1 receptor domain-containing protein, translated as MNEQISGFKYDITVSFAGEDRLVVEQFVNKLNESGVRVFFDSWEQANLWGKDLYQHLDEVYRKSARFCVVFISQHYAAKAWTSHELRSAQARAFRDNAEYILPIKIDDTELLGLPPTIGYLDLRKVNVESIASLVLQKLHAEALTPILAQVATTTTTPAPTPPGFRIPRIGRANLDPVQEAYNLVAHIETVIDQRIPVLREAGLTVSKTTPEGSRLYRITYNQRLIYFFRMAVGSSMGAHILSFLDGWNEPSTANAATAYGEVQQTISQKEPSVSITNLSLLETPGVSVVMTYDELADSIWQKSCNVIESIMNR; from the coding sequence GTGAATGAACAAATAAGCGGGTTTAAGTATGACATCACGGTTTCTTTTGCTGGAGAAGATCGTTTGGTAGTCGAACAATTCGTGAATAAACTAAATGAATCCGGCGTGCGGGTTTTTTTCGATAGTTGGGAACAAGCAAACCTTTGGGGCAAAGACCTCTATCAACACCTTGATGAAGTGTACCGTAAATCAGCTCGGTTCTGTGTTGTTTTCATATCTCAACACTATGCAGCAAAAGCCTGGACCAGCCACGAGTTAAGAAGCGCGCAAGCTCGTGCTTTTCGGGACAACGCCGAGTATATTTTACCTATTAAAATTGACGATACAGAACTGCTAGGTTTGCCTCCAACAATTGGCTACCTTGATCTCCGAAAGGTTAATGTAGAATCAATAGCAAGTTTAGTGCTGCAGAAGCTGCATGCAGAAGCGCTTACGCCAATTCTGGCGCAAGTTGCCACTACAACAACCACCCCTGCCCCGACTCCCCCAGGATTTCGAATACCGAGAATCGGTAGAGCGAACCTCGATCCTGTTCAAGAAGCATATAACCTTGTCGCACACATCGAAACTGTAATTGACCAGCGCATACCGGTACTTCGAGAGGCCGGTTTGACCGTGAGCAAAACTACCCCTGAAGGCAGCCGACTTTATCGAATCACATACAATCAGCGATTGATTTACTTCTTCAGAATGGCTGTCGGGAGCAGTATGGGAGCACACATTTTGTCATTTCTTGATGGCTGGAACGAACCGAGTACAGCTAATGCAGCCACCGCATACGGAGAAGTTCAACAAACTATTAGTCAGAAAGAGCCAAGCGTGAGCATTACCAACTTAAGCCTTCTTGAGACACCTGGGGTTTCTGTGGTTATGACTTATGATGAGCTAGCAGACAGTATTTGGCAAAAGTCATGTAATGTAATTGAGTCCATAATGAACAGATAG
- a CDS encoding YajD family HNH nuclease, which yields MSAGFNSRRPRTVKPISQQEADELVLKMRGERSALEDYRAKSLKLHGWICAKCAREFEQSNLHLLTVHHKDGNHKNNPSDGSNWENLCVYCHDDEHSRGILADYLNKGNKE from the coding sequence ATGTCTGCTGGATTCAATTCAAGAAGGCCCCGTACGGTAAAACCCATTTCGCAGCAGGAAGCAGACGAGCTCGTCTTGAAAATGCGAGGGGAACGGTCCGCACTTGAGGACTACCGGGCGAAATCACTTAAGCTTCACGGATGGATTTGCGCTAAATGCGCCCGAGAGTTTGAACAAAGTAACCTTCACCTGCTCACGGTGCACCATAAAGATGGAAACCATAAAAATAATCCCAGTGATGGTTCGAATTGGGAAAATCTTTGTGTTTACTGTCATGATGATGAACATAGCCGCGGAATATTGGCGGATTACCTAAATAAAGGGAATAAAGAGTAG